A portion of the Acidisarcina polymorpha genome contains these proteins:
- a CDS encoding alpha/beta fold hydrolase yields the protein MANVDSDPSNATFGRAEVNGIRIYYRIAGSGEPVVLLHGFPETSRAWRKVMPALAAHYTVLAPDLRGFGDSDRPDTGYDKRTVAEDVYQLVRQLGLGPINLVSHDVGMMVGYAYASVYPAEVRRLVLIEAALPGLGLEKLYDADKYPRMYHLPLFEAPNGLAEALITGREKMFVRHFMRQQAYNTAALEDDVLDGYADRLAAPGALRAGIAYFRAHRMDAEHNREYASTKLSMPVLTVGGTASFGADLEGEIRPLAKNMRAVMIEGCGHYVPEEQPGRLTDELLRFFREDV from the coding sequence ATGGCAAATGTCGACTCGGATCCTTCTAACGCCACCTTCGGCAGAGCCGAGGTAAACGGCATTCGGATCTACTATCGCATCGCCGGATCAGGCGAGCCCGTCGTTCTCCTGCACGGCTTTCCAGAGACCTCGCGTGCCTGGCGCAAGGTCATGCCCGCATTGGCGGCGCATTACACCGTCCTAGCGCCCGACCTCCGCGGCTTTGGGGACTCCGACCGACCGGACACCGGCTACGACAAGCGCACAGTCGCCGAAGATGTTTACCAGCTCGTTCGACAACTCGGGCTGGGTCCGATCAACCTCGTCAGTCACGATGTCGGCATGATGGTCGGTTACGCCTACGCTTCGGTGTATCCCGCCGAGGTAAGGCGACTGGTGTTGATAGAAGCAGCGCTTCCCGGCTTGGGCCTCGAGAAACTGTATGACGCCGATAAGTATCCCCGCATGTACCACCTCCCGCTGTTTGAAGCGCCAAATGGCCTGGCTGAAGCCCTGATTACCGGCCGCGAGAAGATGTTTGTCCGACACTTCATGCGACAGCAGGCCTACAACACAGCCGCTCTTGAAGATGACGTGCTGGATGGCTATGCGGATCGGCTTGCGGCACCCGGAGCACTGCGCGCAGGCATCGCCTATTTCCGAGCTCACAGAATGGACGCCGAGCACAATCGCGAATACGCCAGCACGAAACTCTCGATGCCGGTACTCACCGTGGGCGGTACTGCAAGCTTCGGTGCGGATCTGGAAGGCGAGATTCGCCCGTTGGCAAAGAATATGCGAGCCGTTATGATCGAGGGCTGCGGCCATTACGTGCCCGAGGAGCAACCAGGGCGTCTCACTGATGAACTCCTACGATTCTTCCGCGAAGATGTTTGA